The window ACACCTGGAGATTGGATGACGGACTGCTGGGAAGTCATGTGTCCGACATTAAGTGAAAAGGCACTGTTACTGCTTGCAGTTTGTAAgtatcttcttttctttgaaaactgcATGGCATCATCGTAATTGCTACTTATTTGACCCGGTTTACCACCTGTACTTTGGAGAAGGCCAATAGTTTCTACACCGGTATTGGCTACTAGGCCTAAAGAGCCACTCTGTTTCCCAGACAGTGGTTTTTGCCCCAAAATATCTGGCAGGGGTGATACAAAATTAAAGTAACTTTTGTCTACCtgttttctgcttgcttttttcAAGACCAATTTTGGCActtttttctgaagttcttcTACGCCTGTGCCAACTAGACCACCACTGGAAGACACAATAGGCATATCAACTGCATAACTTGGCATGGCCACATTACTTGTAACTTGAGATTCAGCTATTTTGCTGCTACacttgtttcctttgttttcagtggatgtattttttgttttactttttctccttgAGGAACTTGTATTTCCCTGAGACAGTGCAGCCAAGCTACCCATGCTATTTGATGATCCAGGCTCCATTCCAGCCCCTGCTTTACCTATGGCTTCACCACATGTTCTTCTGTGCTTCAACAGTCTATCAGTCCTTGAAAAATACTGCTGACAAGTGTCACATTTGTATGGCTTTTCTCCACTATGCGTCCTCTTGTGTCTTTCCATGTGGTACTTCTGGATGAACTTCATACTACACTGGTCGCACCCAAAAGGCTTCTCTCTGCTGTGGATCTTCTCGTGTCTCTGCAGTAAGTACTTCTGGATGAAGCCCATGCTGCACTGGCTGCACTGGaaaggcctctccccagtgtggatgagCACGTGCCTGCGTAAGTGATAGGAGCTCCTgaaggcagcactgcagtgttCGCAGACGTGAGGTTTCTGGTTGGGGGACGCGACGGCAccttccccatctcccaccAGGGGGGGTTTGGATGAAGCACTTGGCTTCCGCTTGGCTTTGATTCCCTGAGTTTCTGGCTTTGGCCTCTTTGCCTTCTTGACCTGGGCATCGTGCTTTGGCTCACCCGCGCTCCCTGGGGTGCCCTCGCCTCTGCCAGACAGCAGCAGGTCTCGGTGGGGATGCTGGTGCAGGTGGTGCAGAAGGCTGAGGTCCTGGATCACGCTCTGGCCGGCTCCTTCGCTGCTGCCCAGGCCGGGAGGTCTCTCTTCCGGCGCTCCCCCGAAGAGCCCCCCGTAGTGGTGATGGTGCTGcggctggtgctgctgctcctcctcgtGCTCGCTGGGCTTCTCTTGCTTGATGCTCACCAGCGACTGCAGAAAGCCCCAGGGGCTCCTCTGCGAGGAGGGTGCGGAGGGGAAAGCCCCCGCCGGCTCCTTCTTGAAAGTCACGTCCTGCGGGGGCGCCGGGGGCTCTCCCGCCGCGGTGGAggaagcggcggcggcggccggagGTAACACGCACTGCGGGGGGTGCTGGGCCGGCGTGGGGGGCGCGGCCGCCCGGGCGAAGCTGGTGACCGGGGGCAGGCGGTGGTTGAACATCACCATGCCGGGGGGGAACGTGGGCTCCATGGCCGCCGCCCTCTTGCCGCCGCCACCGCCGAGGAAGCCGCTGCCGAGTTTCATCCCCCAGGAAGGCGGGCCGGAGAGGAGGCGCGGCCCAGAGGGGCTGCGGGACCCGCCGcccgcgcccgcccgcccgcccgccggaCCGCGCCGGCTCAGCGGGCGGTTCCCGCGGCGGCCCCGCAGCCGCCGCCCGGGCGCATCGCCGGCTCCCGTCCCGCGCccgcggcggccccggcccggctgcACTTAcggctcccgccgccgccgccagtTACAAATATCGCCGCGTCCGCTCCACAATGGAATTagcagcgcccgccccgccgcacATGCGCGCCGCGCGGCACGCTGGGAGCGCGGGGAGCGCCGCGGCCAACGCCGCTCGGGCCCGGGGCGCGCacgcgcggggcgggggcggcggcggggccggggccggggccggggtcGGGCGGGACCCGCCGGGAGCGCGGGCAGGGAagggcacggggggcacacGGGCACGGCCCCGCAGACGGGCACGGCACACGGGCACCGCCCGGCCGGATAACGGGACCGGCCGCACAGCGCAGGTGCCGCCGCGCGAGGCACCGAGCACGGGCAGCGGCTGCAGGGGCGGCAGCGGTGTCGGCTCTGCATAAGGAGCCGCAGCGATGCTGAAATTGAGCGTCTTTAACAAAGgctcccctgtgctgctgtgcgAGCCCAGAGCCGGCACTGCAGCATCGCCGCGGCGCCAAAGGAGCCGCTCAGTGCCCGGGGAAACACTGCGATAAGAAACAGGATTGTAGCCCCAAGGGAAACACTGCAAATAAGAAACAGGATTGTAGCCCCGGGTATCCATCGCCCCGTCCACGCGCGCAGCTCCCACGCCGCTACCGCGCGTTTCGTTGGGAATCCTCCCCGCGGACAAACCGGGGAGGATTTTCCCACATGTCCCGGTGTCCCGACCGCTTCCCAGCCGAGAACACCCCCAGAAGCATCCTCTGCACACCCGGCCCCCACGGGACATCCCCGCTCCAAGCACCAGACTTCCACGCACAGACCCCACTGCTGCAGCAAAACCCACACTAAAAATGCTCACTCGTTTAGTTACATGCATGAAAATAATCCATCCTTATAATAGGAATACAATGAAATTGTTGTTATTTCGAAATAGCACCTTATTTTGGTTAATCAGAACTAATTTTTATCATTAACATAATATAAGTAGTGCAAGGGTTAGGTGGATAAATTCCTTATGATTTTTACACCTTGTcaaaagtatttccttttatgacagaTGAGCCTGTAAATAGCAAGTACTTCTCATAGCCCTAACTGGTACAAAGCCTTGGgtcagattttaaaatcttaaaCGTATCTCATTGATGTAAAAATGGAATTTGATGCCATTTCTGTACTTGACTTCAAAATTTTGTTGAGTAAATAAAACTTGTTCCTTTTGTAATTTAAACACAGTTTCCTTTACACATCCTGTAAACACAGTTAATTTGAAAGTGTACATGAGATTACAACAGTTTAGGACTGCAGGTTTAGCTAAGTGTTAAAAGGCAGACCAGGAATTCAAAAAACTTAAAGCAGCAGTAAAATATTAGTCAATGCCTATGAGAAATGAGTCTGTCCCCTTATTCAGGGTGTCAGTGTTTAATGGTAAGCTGGGATGCATATAAGCCAGTCCAAGCATGAAGGGCAGTAGGACACTCGTATGGAAAGCCAACTTTGTCCCTCAGTTATCAAGATAAGAAACCTGTCATTTCTCTCATTCACTCTGTCAGCCTTGAGATACTCCAAGCAGACTTACCTCTGTGTTGTACACCCCATATATCAGGAAGATGAAGAGACcctgtaaaataaaatggaggGAAAAAGCTGTTAACTCTAATCATTTCAGCAGTAGAAATACCTGAAATAAACTTTCCTGGGAACAGACAAAAGAAGACACACTTCATCAAGgtcaatttatttttctatttttcaacATTATAAGCTGTACCTTGAGCATTTATTTGATAACATGGGAGTGCATCAACTATATTGTGATATTCAAGTGtttgaaaatgagaaacttAGCAACAGAGGATCTGTAACATTAattagaaaatttaattttatatttgagtggtcttttaaacaaaagaccaacaaaagaaatttatttttaaaagtgaaaacacAAAGATGTTAAAGCAAACTGAGAAGGAATGAGCATCTCtacttctgaatttttaaactgaaattagGAAAACATATAGTACCAAATTCTACACTAAAAATATATTCCTGCAAATGTATTGACAAATGTATACACCCCActtaattattttagaaatttaaaTAGGAAGAACGTAAGAGATATATgaggacagaagaaaaaataatgcaagtAAGCAGATAATATACATGAATCACCAAATTTTTCAACAACTTGCTTCAAACTGGCCAATTATTAGAAAAAACaagataaaaccaaacaaaacattcCCTTCAGTGAGTTTCTCTGAATGTTTTCACCTTAGCGAAGGATGCGTTTCCAGGATCTGAGTTAACAGTGCAACTTGTTCTTGATTCTTGCCATCTGTAAGGCAGAATCCTGAAAAACACAGTCAAATTACCAAAAAGAACAGAATAGCAAAGTgaaacaaaatgtaaaacataTCATTTGCCATGGAAATGCTTCTTTAACTCAGATTTACCTTGGGCTTacagcatatttttaaatttatttgtaAAAGTACTATCTAGTAGTATTAATATTTACACTGGCCACTTGAATCCATCAAGAACAAAACCTTGACTTTcagacaaaaattattttctgatagGAAACTGCATTTCAATAGCAAAGAAATTGCAACTTTTTAATCCAACATGCAAATTACTTGAATACATCTGGATTAATCCTGCATTTGCTCATCAGCAAAATCACTACCTTATTAGGCAGGAAGTAATAAAAGATACCATACACATGTAATATTTCCATGAATTACCCAATGCCAGTATAAAATTCTTGggagagaatatttttatttaatttcttttgtttagttttttttaagttaaaatcCAACTCTTCCTTTCAGATCAAATCAATGAACTCCACAATAAGTAAGAGCAGATTCAAAAAATAGACAGCTATGTTTTTGAGTGTGCCTTCACACAAAGTATAGCATAATTCTATCATGCTGCTTACTTGTAAACAGGACCAGAATCTCAAAACTTGGCAACTCAGATAAATGAATTACTCACATGCAAATTATCTGTAGAATAAAGTCCTGGTTATCTCTCTAAATTCAGAGTTAGTGAACCATTCTGAGTTCTTTAACAGAACTATCTGAAACctgcatttagaaaaaaaattcagaaacttTCTCAAAAGTTACACTGAAGTAAAATTAGTTATATCTGAGATAAAAGTAAATATTGAAGTTATAGAAAGTGAGTACATCAGAACTGCATTGAGCATAATCAACTAGCAGGTGATTAATCAGATTATTCAACATACAGCAACAGAAACAGGATCACAGGCATTCTGTAACAATGTTCTGCAAAACAATGCCAACAATACGAATGCAAACAGTATAACACACATAAATAAtgtaagcatttttatttatgaacTGATCATGATCTGctttatacatatattttaaaaggaggAGGTATAAATTGTACGCCTTTATTTCCTCCTATCTCCATTTCAAGTCCCAAGATTTTAGGGATTTCTGTCCCAGGCAAGAGACTGCAATGGGTAGATGCCATAGTAAGCAGCAAGGAATAATCAGCTattgttaataaaaataaattcctttctCAGGCTGATCCCAGAAGGAAGAGTAAAATCACATGCTACTTGCTATTCAGGTACTTTCATGAGTTAAAATTCTTGCCAAAACTGTCAGTCCAAACAATATTGTTTGCTGTGATACtaagactaaaaaaaattaagaatacaCATTCAAGCCTTTCAACACACTGGAATGTTCTTTTGAAACTAGATAtgcaaaaataatgtttttaatttcttctgaatgTCTTCTGAAATCTGTGAATCTCATATAATCTCAGGAAAACCAATTAGTTAGCTACTTAAGTTTGGATATTTGCCAATCTTACAGCATATTTGAAACAAATTATTAGAAAATCCAGATCTTAAACTGGCATGCTgagtttttgcttttcttgagcTTGATAGCAGTTCCTTTAAATACTTAACTTTTAGAGATGTGAGGTGCTATGGACACTCTAATCTTAATTCTTGGAGACTTCTGGgagctttttgtcttgttttatcTTGAGGGAGGGAATTGTCCTTTAACATCAATAAATTATTCCAGTAGAATCAGCCCAATAACGATTTTACTTTTTACTTGCAATGACTTATGAGATCTGGGCACCCACAAGTGTTAATAAGGGGTCATTTCCCACACAACACTGTCATCCAAAATTACTTGTACAGGACAGTTTGTGGTCCATTTGAGATCAAATTAAAGAGGTACAGAGCCTCAGGTGGTTTGAAATGTTAACAATAATATGGTCTTACATAACTGATAGTTCAATGTCTTTAGCTCATTAGCTGCAAACTCCGagtttctctgtttcttcagtGGGCACTGGTGTTACTGCAGTGtggctctgtgagcagctgcctcAGTTACTCAGATGTTCTTGGAGTTCTGGAAAATAAGCCAGAGTTTTGATCAAGCCAGTAATTTTATCCAGAAGTCTTTATTACTTCtgttggaaatgaaaaaaaaatccttcattaAGCAGCATACAAAGAAGCATATCTGTATTTTTTGTCTTCCAACAGCTCATTTGAGCACCCAGGGCATTTGTAACCCCATTATGTTAAGTAGCATTTACATCCAGAATAAAACTATCTATGCCTTGGAAAGGTCAAGGTTTCTAGACAGAAAATCTGGCCACatgcagagaaaagagaaaatacaagcACACCTGTCATTTTCCAAGTCTTATCCAAAAGTAGGATGTGTTCTTTGTAGACATCAAGTTAAAAACCTTCAGCTGAGCTGGAATCCTGCCTGTTGCAGAGAGGAAAGCTCTGCTGTGTGCTTAATGACAGTTCTGTTTGTCACTGGGTAGGGCTGGAACGGATTGCTAAGCTTTTAAATTTGGCAGGTCTTAACGGAATTGTCCTTGCTATCTTAAATAAATCAGTCTATGGACAGTCCTAATCTCTATCAAGTTTGTCAGGATCTGTTCCAATTTGGGTGGTACCGCTGAAAGAAGACACTCTTATCAGAAGTTCATTCTGCTTTAGGGCAACAGAACTTGCGTGGCCAATTGTTTTATTGGAAGTTTCTTCCCCTGATTTTAGCAtttgtctctccctctgtcacGACTTGATATCTTCTAAATGCTTCCTTTTTATAGACAGTATATTTCATTCAAATTAGACAAGAAATTACAATCATTTTTTGGTGTGGTGGAGACTGCTACACTGAcactttcaatatttttaatttcagcatttttttttcaattaaccCATTTTTGAGTATGTGGAATTAC of the Pithys albifrons albifrons isolate INPA30051 chromosome 10, PitAlb_v1, whole genome shotgun sequence genome contains:
- the ZNF281 gene encoding zinc finger protein 281; its protein translation is MKLGSGFLGGGGGKRAAAMEPTFPPGMVMFNHRLPPVTSFARAAAPPTPAQHPPQCVLPPAAAAASSTAAGEPPAPPQDVTFKKEPAGAFPSAPSSQRSPWGFLQSLVSIKQEKPSEHEEEQQHQPQHHHHYGGLFGGAPEERPPGLGSSEGAGQSVIQDLSLLHHLHQHPHRDLLLSGRGEGTPGSAGEPKHDAQVKKAKRPKPETQGIKAKRKPSASSKPPLVGDGEGAVASPNQKPHVCEHCSAAFRSSYHLRRHVLIHTGERPFQCSQCSMGFIQKYLLQRHEKIHSREKPFGCDQCSMKFIQKYHMERHKRTHSGEKPYKCDTCQQYFSRTDRLLKHRRTCGEAIGKAGAGMEPGSSNSMGSLAALSQGNTSSSRRKSKTKNTSTENKGNKCSSKIAESQVTSNVAMPSYAVDMPIVSSSGGLVGTGVEELQKKVPKLVLKKASRKQVDKSYFNFVSPLPDILGQKPLSGKQSGSLGLVANTGVETIGLLQSTGGKPGQISSNYDDAMQFSKKRRYLQTASSNSAFSLNVGHMTSQQSVIQSPGVSVMDNEAPLSLIDSASLNSEIKSCHDKSGIPDEVLQSLLDQYSHKSEGQKEDPFSITEQRVDLHTSGEHSEMVQEENLSPNSQTVSNDKASMLQEYSKYLQQAFERTTNSTGFAFGPSFQFVSLSSTLHNHTLFPDKQIYTTSPLECGFSQSVTSVLPTALPKPPFGMLLGSQPGFYLSALEASHQQLTPSQELDDLIDPQKNLETSSNYQSTSQKLTSQKEQKNIESSTSFQIPSQELTSQIDPQKDIEPRATYQIENFAQAFGSQFKSGSRVPMTFITNSNGEVDHRVRTSVSDFSGYTNMMSDVSEPCSTRVKTPTSQSYR